In a genomic window of Punica granatum isolate Tunisia-2019 chromosome 6, ASM765513v2, whole genome shotgun sequence:
- the LOC116212362 gene encoding cytochrome P450 94A1-like, with product MELTASLFLFLFLLPLLFLVLVFLNVSPSPSSDKLPKIYPLKGSSFALLANLKRRIQWTSDLIQLSPTATYVLHRPLGLRHVFTGNPATVQHILKTNFSSYQKGDVFRSTFRDILGDGIFNVDGDSWKFQRQQVSSHEFNTKSLRKFVETVVDMVLNDRLIPLLSEAARKGTILDMQDILQRFTFDNICKIAFGYDPACLSPSLPEEKFAEAFEEAANLSSQRFYFPFPIIWRIKRKFDIGSEKRLRIIVSEIREFARKIVKDKKREQLNGNSSLESVDLLSRFLSSGHSDEEFVIDIVISFILAGRDTTSAALTWYFWLLSRTPRVENEVIREIKAKSEAPVYEDVKDMVYTHASLCESMRFYPPVPVDTKEAICDDILPDGTAIKKRHKSRISPIRDGQVGEDMGTRLGGV from the exons ATGGAGCTCACGGCTtcactcttcctcttcctcttcctcctccctctCCTTTTCCTCGTCCTAGTGTTCCTGAATGTTTCTCCATCCCCGTCCTCGGACAAATTACCGAAGATTTACCCCTTGAAAGGCTCTTCCTTCGCATTGCTCGCAAACCTGAAGAGACGGATCCAGTGGACCTCAGACCTCATCCAGCTCTCTCCCACCGCTACGTATGTATTACATCGTCCGCTCGGCCTCCGCCATGTTTTTACCGGAAATCCTGCCACCGTGCAGCATATTCTCAAGACCAATTTCTCGTCCTACCAGAAGGGTGATGTGTTCCGATCCACCTTTAGGGACATCCTTGGAGACGGGATCTTCAATGTTGATGGTGACTCCTGGAAATTCCAGAGACAG CAGGTGTCAAGCCATGAATTCAACACGAAATCTCTTCGGAAATTCGTGGAAACAGTCGTCGACATGGTGCTGAATGACCGCCTCATCCCTCTCCTGTCCGAGGCTGCAAGAAAGGGGACGATCCTTGACATGCAAGACATTCTCCAGAGATTCACTTTCGACAACATATGCAAGATAGCCTTCGGCTATGACCCCGCGTGTTTGTCGCCCTCCCTCCCGGAGGAAAAGTTCGCTGAAGCTTTTGAAGAGGCTGCAAACTTGAGCAGCCAGAGGttctattttccatttcctATAATATGGAGAATCAAGCGTAAGTTCGATATTGGGTCAGAGAAACGCCTAAGGATCATAGTATCTGAAATCCGTGAGTTTGCTCGAAAAATAGTTAAAGATAAGAAGCGGGAGCAGCTAAATGGGAACTCGTCCCTCGAGTCCGTAGATCTTTTGTCCCGATTCCTGAGCTCAGGCCACTCTGACGAAGAATTTGTCATCGACATCGTCATTAGCTTCATACTTGCTGGCCGGGACACTACATCAGCGGCATTGACGTGGTACTTTTGGTTATTATCCAGGACACCGCGTGTTGAAAATGAAGTTATCAGAGAGATTAAGGCAAAATCGGAAGCGCCAGTCTATGAGGATGTGAAGGACATGGTTTACACCCACGCCTCACTATGTGAGAGCATGCGGTTTTACCCACCAGTACCGGTCGATACCAAGGAAGCCATATGTGATGACATTTTACCAGATGGCACAGCCATAAAAAAAAGGCACAAGAGTCGCATATCACCCATACGCGATGGGCAGGTCGGAGAAGATATGGGGACCCGACTGGGCGGAGTTTAG